A single Vicinamibacteria bacterium DNA region contains:
- a CDS encoding GldG family protein — MKRAIDLLAPLGLLVVVGSLAWVVFTGRTLPGGPGPYLLAGFALALAHLVLRWEDVVGRLGRRQMKYGTNTAVLVVVVLVILGLVNYLVFRHTRRFDLTKGQRYSLSDQTRKVLAGLKEEVKVTYFARGLDLARGQERLKEFQSVTPKIQADFVDPVANPARAQAYDVRGPWPILVVEKGTSRERITNDTEQDITNALIKVTRDKKRTVCFAEGEGERSEDDTGERGLSAAKAALAKNQYETKKVLLLREKKVPAECTVLVVAGPEKDLLPEAVDAIRSFVKAGGKALVMVEPELKEAYPNLVALLKEWNIQAGKDIVVDVSGMGQLFGAGELTPIVAEYPYHEITKDFRVMTAFHMARSMEAGKGTVEGVTAQNLLQTSRESWAESDLSLKGRIEFNEGKDRRGPISLGAAATIRAPEPVPSPSPSPSPSPGAEPPPKAPEGRVVAIGDSDFASNALLGFQGNKDFFLNGVAWLSEDADLIAIRPKEPDDQRLFLTQQQQLNVKLIALFLLPGAFVVAGISTWWRRR, encoded by the coding sequence ATGAAGCGGGCCATTGATCTTCTCGCTCCCCTGGGCCTCCTCGTCGTCGTGGGCTCGCTGGCCTGGGTGGTCTTCACGGGGCGGACCCTCCCCGGGGGGCCTGGCCCCTATCTGCTCGCGGGGTTCGCCCTCGCTCTCGCCCACCTCGTTCTGCGGTGGGAGGACGTCGTGGGCCGCTTGGGCCGACGTCAGATGAAATACGGGACCAACACTGCGGTTCTCGTGGTCGTGGTCCTGGTCATCCTGGGCCTGGTCAACTACTTGGTCTTCCGGCACACCCGGCGCTTCGACCTCACCAAAGGCCAGCGCTATAGCCTCTCCGATCAGACGCGGAAGGTCCTGGCTGGCCTCAAGGAGGAGGTGAAGGTCACCTACTTCGCGCGCGGCCTGGACCTCGCCCGCGGCCAGGAACGGCTGAAGGAGTTCCAGAGCGTCACCCCCAAGATCCAGGCCGACTTCGTGGACCCCGTGGCCAACCCCGCCCGGGCGCAGGCGTACGACGTGCGGGGCCCCTGGCCGATCCTGGTCGTGGAGAAGGGGACGAGCCGGGAGCGGATCACCAACGATACCGAGCAGGACATCACCAACGCCCTCATCAAGGTCACCCGGGACAAGAAGAGGACGGTCTGCTTCGCGGAAGGGGAGGGCGAGCGGTCAGAGGACGACACCGGGGAGCGAGGTCTCTCGGCGGCCAAGGCCGCCCTCGCCAAGAACCAATACGAGACCAAGAAGGTGCTGCTCCTGCGGGAGAAGAAGGTGCCCGCGGAGTGCACCGTGCTCGTAGTGGCGGGGCCGGAGAAGGACCTTCTGCCCGAGGCCGTCGACGCCATCCGTTCTTTCGTGAAGGCCGGGGGCAAGGCGCTTGTGATGGTGGAGCCCGAGCTGAAGGAGGCCTATCCCAACCTGGTCGCCCTCCTGAAGGAGTGGAACATCCAGGCCGGCAAGGACATCGTGGTGGACGTCTCCGGCATGGGCCAGCTCTTCGGGGCGGGGGAGTTGACGCCGATCGTGGCCGAGTACCCCTACCACGAGATCACCAAGGACTTCCGGGTCATGACCGCCTTCCACATGGCGCGGAGCATGGAGGCGGGCAAGGGAACCGTGGAGGGGGTCACTGCGCAAAACCTCCTGCAGACCTCGCGTGAGTCCTGGGCGGAGAGCGACCTCTCCCTCAAAGGCCGCATCGAGTTCAACGAGGGCAAGGACCGGCGCGGCCCCATTTCCCTGGGCGCGGCGGCCACGATCCGGGCCCCCGAGCCCGTTCCCTCTCCCTCGCCGTCTCCCTCTCCCTCCCCGGGAGCGGAGCCGCCCCCGAAGGCTCCGGAGGGGCGGGTGGTGGCGATCGGGGATTCCGACTTCGCGAGCAACGCGCTCCTCGGATTCCAGGGCAACAAGGACTTCTTCCTGAACGGGGTGGCCTGGCTCTCCGAGGACGCGGACCTCATCGCCATCCGGCCCAAGGAGCCCGACGACCAGCGCCTGTTCCTGACCCAGCAGC
- a CDS encoding ABC transporter permease produces the protein MTALRNIGAIVEKEWRHYFGSPIAYVGLFVWTMLFGVFFHYAFRFFLERSMRASGMEFGGGVKMSLNEFLIGPVLHNMAVVALFIAPLLTMRLFAEEKRQGTIELLATSPLRDIEVVVGKFLAAAGLYALMILAGLLNLALVFYYAPTPPEWKPILTGALALLLLGSCFLAMGLFVSTLTRNQIVAGILSFCLFLVMWTLGWADDPSAGPLMKAVAYLGVTTHMEDMVRGVLDLKDLVFYLSVVAFGLFLAHQSVESQRWRA, from the coding sequence GTGACCGCGCTCAGAAACATCGGCGCCATCGTCGAGAAGGAGTGGCGCCACTACTTCGGCAGCCCCATCGCCTATGTGGGGCTCTTCGTCTGGACCATGCTCTTCGGAGTCTTTTTCCACTACGCCTTCCGCTTCTTCCTCGAACGGTCCATGCGCGCCTCGGGGATGGAGTTCGGGGGCGGAGTCAAGATGTCCCTCAACGAGTTCCTGATCGGTCCCGTCCTCCACAACATGGCGGTGGTGGCCCTCTTCATCGCCCCCCTGCTCACCATGCGCCTCTTTGCGGAGGAGAAGCGGCAGGGGACGATCGAGCTTCTGGCCACGTCCCCCCTGCGCGACATCGAGGTCGTGGTCGGAAAGTTCCTGGCCGCGGCGGGGCTCTACGCCCTCATGATCCTGGCCGGCCTCCTGAACCTCGCCCTCGTTTTCTACTACGCCCCCACCCCCCCCGAGTGGAAGCCTATTCTCACCGGCGCCCTCGCCCTCCTCCTCCTGGGCTCCTGCTTCCTCGCCATGGGGCTCTTCGTCTCCACCCTCACCCGCAACCAGATCGTGGCCGGCATCCTCTCCTTCTGCCTGTTCCTGGTGATGTGGACGCTGGGCTGGGCCGACGACCCCAGCGCGGGGCCCCTGATGAAGGCGGTGGCCTATCTGGGTGTGACCACCCACATGGAGGACATGGTGAGGGGGGTTCTGGACCTGAAGGACCTGGTCTTCTACCTGAGCGTGGTGGCTTTCGGGCTCTTCCTGGCCCACCAGTCGGTGGAGAGCCAGCGGTGGAGGGCCTGA
- a CDS encoding ATP-binding cassette domain-containing protein codes for MIEVENLTKRYGRHTAVDAISFKVEKGEILGFLGPNGAGKTTTMRVLTCYLPPTEGTARVAGYDVFREPMEVKKRTGYIPETPPLYPDMEVGEFLHFCGKIKGVPSKERGARVDEAIGKCRIGDVRGTLIGKLSKGYRQRVGLAQAILHNPEVLILDEPTAGLDPKQIIETRELIKSLGGDHTIVLSTHILPEVSMTCGRVVIINKGRVVAEDTPHNLTHRLKGAGTFRLEIRGEQGPAFDVLRGVPGVAQIHPKSDGPGVAVFEVEAEAGKDIRADLAWAVVTKGFGLLGLQQVGMSLEEVFLHLTTTDTMEEPPAPVAPEVTA; via the coding sequence ATGATCGAGGTCGAGAACCTCACCAAAAGGTACGGCCGACACACGGCGGTGGACGCGATCTCGTTCAAGGTCGAGAAGGGCGAGATCCTTGGCTTCCTCGGACCCAACGGGGCGGGGAAGACCACGACCATGCGCGTCCTCACCTGCTATTTGCCCCCCACCGAGGGGACGGCCCGAGTGGCCGGCTACGACGTCTTCCGGGAACCGATGGAGGTCAAGAAGCGAACGGGCTACATCCCCGAGACCCCACCCCTCTATCCCGACATGGAGGTGGGGGAGTTCCTGCATTTCTGCGGCAAGATCAAGGGCGTGCCGTCCAAGGAGCGGGGGGCGCGCGTGGACGAGGCCATCGGGAAGTGCCGGATCGGCGACGTCCGCGGCACCCTGATCGGCAAGCTCTCCAAGGGGTACCGCCAGCGGGTGGGCCTGGCCCAGGCCATCCTCCACAACCCCGAGGTGTTGATCCTGGACGAGCCCACGGCCGGCCTCGACCCCAAGCAGATCATCGAGACCCGGGAGCTGATCAAGAGCCTGGGCGGCGACCATACCATCGTTCTCTCCACCCATATCCTGCCCGAGGTCTCCATGACTTGCGGACGGGTGGTCATCATCAACAAGGGCCGAGTCGTGGCGGAGGACACCCCCCATAACCTGACCCACCGGCTCAAGGGGGCGGGCACGTTCCGCCTGGAGATACGGGGGGAGCAGGGACCCGCTTTCGACGTCCTCCGCGGCGTGCCGGGGGTGGCCCAGATCCATCCCAAGAGCGACGGGCCGGGGGTGGCGGTCTTCGAGGTGGAGGCGGAGGCGGGGAAGGACATAAGGGCCGACCTGGCCTGGGCGGTGGTGACCAAGGGCTTCGGCCTGCTCGGCCTGCAGCAGGTGGGGATGAGCCTGGAGGAGGTCTTCCTCCACCTCACCACCACCGACACCATGGAGGAGCCACCCGCTCCCGTCGCCCCGGAGGTGACCGCGTGA